Genomic segment of Desulfocurvibacter africanus subsp. africanus DSM 2603:
CGGGCCGGCCCTGGAGTCCACCATCCGCTTCATCTACGTCGAGGAGCTGGACCGCTCCGCGGTCAAGGACAAGCTGCGTACCGTGCGCCGCCAGAAGGACAAGGTCTTCAAGGCCAAGGGTCCGCTCATCTCGGCCATCTACAACCAGGACCGCGACTTCAAGGACATCTACCAGCTCATCCATTTCATCCAGCGCATGGACGACATGAGCCACAGTGCAGGCAACTGCGCCGAGATACTGCGCGCCATGATCGCCAAGTAGCCGAGAGCGCTCCTTCAAAGCTCTTTTCGTAAGGTGCTGCGCTTGGCCCACCGCTTGGGGTCGTGCTGAGTGCGGGACGACGTGACTGTTTTCGGCGGCCGGGAACCCTGCTTGAATAGGGTTCCCGGCCGCTTGGCGTTGATTGAAGCATTTCTTCTAGGAACCGGAGAAGGTTTTGCCCTCCCCAGACCCTACCACCAGGGACCACGGCCCCCTGGACCGCGCATTTCATGTGCGCATTGCTACAATTGACAATTGCGCGCCTTCGGAGACCTGTCTCCTGACTTGGATGCGCTGCCTCCAGGCGAAACGGATTGCTTCGACAGGAACCTTGGGCGGACGAAAAACAGGTCCGGCTGCTTATTCTCCGTATACGGTGGTCGTATATTGTCCGTATACGCCCAGGATGTTCTTCGCCCTGAAGTCGACGTGGCTGATCTTCGTGATGCCGCCGTCGCGTACCGCGGTGTCTATGCTGCAATCCCCGACGGCGACTAGGCCGAGCACGGAGATGCACTGGGCAGTGCCCTTCTTGTCCGTGCTGAGTTCAGCCGTGGCCGCCGAAGGCATGGTGACTCCGGTGTATATGGCCCCTGTGGGCAGTGGGGTCGCGCATCCGGAGAGCATGGCGGCTAGAGCAACAGTGGAAAGCAGGATGGGGAATGTTCTCATGTGTGGACTCCTTGGTTCGATATGGATGCAACCTATACCGAACCAAGGTAGCACGAATAAAGCGGCAAAGGCTACAGCAGCGAAATGAAACGTTGAGGGCATCGACCCAGCGCAGAATAAGAATAAACTGCTTCGCCACCCAACAGTGCTCTTCAAGGTGCTGGAAAAACG
This window contains:
- a CDS encoding TRL-like family protein, whose amino-acid sequence is MRTFPILLSTVALAAMLSGCATPLPTGAIYTGVTMPSAATAELSTDKKGTAQCISVLGLVAVGDCSIDTAVRDGGITKISHVDFRAKNILGVYGQYTTTVYGE